TTGGATTGTGGTTATGCGACGCCCTGTTGCAAAGTCATAAACCAGGGTATGCTTGCCTCCTTCCTTAATCTCATAGCCAAGCTTCTTAGCCGCCCGGATTAATTGCTTTGAGGTGTAGCTCATACCGCCCGGGCTTTCTCTTTAGCGGCTTGTAATTCCTTCTCATGCTCAAGGCACAATTCCATGGCATCAATGACATTGTCCAGGGCCTCTTGCTCCGTTTCTCCATGGGAGATAGCTGCTGGTTCCTCCTGGCATTGCACCGTAAAGCCGCCGCTCTCCAGGTCCGGGGTCAACACTACGGTAAGGGTCCGGCCTTCCAGCATAATCTTTTCCTTCTTGGGGGTTGCCAGCTTTTTAAGCTCGCCCTGGAGTCCTTCAATGATTTCTCCCAAGGCCAGGGAAAAGACAAACTGGCCACC
The sequence above is a segment of the Desulfomonile tiedjei genome. Coding sequences within it:
- a CDS encoding type II toxin-antitoxin system HicA family toxin; this translates as MSYTSKQLIRAAKKLGYEIKEGGKHTLVYDFATGRRITTIQRGFIPKGTLNAILKQMGITEAKLKKLL